The genomic DNA GCTTTGGGGTCATTAAAGTTTGTGAATTGTACAAAACAGTGGACTTCTTTAAGACATGGTCACATGCATCTGAGTCCACAGTGTTTGACACCGTTTACTGGAACCAACCCATTTCCTTGGCAGTCCTTTACAGGACCGCCTTGTTCTTCTTCCTTCATAGTGGGCCGCACATCCTTATCTCTCTCCCCAGACTGTGGGGAATTCATGGTTTCCAAGAGGTGGAGCCAAGTTTTGGCTTCTGTTTTAAGGACACCGCTGGCCAGGCACTCCTTGGGTCAGtgtgcttttttatttgtttagtcAGTTTGCTGTGTCCTGTCCCGACTTGGAATTTGCTCCTGCTTTTCACTTATAAATTCTGCTGAAAATGTGAATTTCTTGAGTTTTGCCCTTTTTGTTCTTTGACATGGGGAAGAAGTAAAGTAGGGCTTTCTGTAGGCGTGCACATCAACAGTCCGCTTGTAACTACAAATGCCACTAGCGAGGCAATGCTGGAAAACCTGTGTTCTCAGTCTAGGAAGCTTGGAGTTAGGAATTGCTGGCCCAAGATTCATGGTTTGTCTTTGTGCTACTGATTAGCATAATGTTAGGGTGGCATGTTCTTTCTGCTTAAGGAGAGCCATGCTGCAAGCAGCTAAGTTTGCCCATCTTGGTGTAGCTGTCATATATGGAAATAATTTTGTGCTCATGATATTTTTAACCTTTAAGAACTCTCTCCTTTCCAGTGTGCAATTCTTTCTCCGGCATTTAAAGTTAGAGAGTTCTCCGTCACCGATGCAGTTCCTTTCCCAATATCTCTGGTCTGGAACCATGActcagaagaaactgaagggtaAGTAGGTGCAGACAGCTTCCACATACCTTACCACCTTTCTTTTGTTTGGTCGTTGTGAGTGGTGGGGTAGAATTAGTAAGATGGTGGCGTTTGTCTTTATCAAGTTTGAGCTCTtggatttctttgtttccttcctcctTAGTGTTCACGAGGTGTTCAGTCGGAACCATGCTGCTCCTTTCTCCAAAGTGCTCACCTTCCTGAGAAGGGGACCCTTTGAACTAGAAGCTTTCTATTCTGACCCTCAAGCAGTTCCATATCCAGAAGCAAAAATCGGTAAGCAAGTCCATGGTGTGCCTCTGCTTTTGGAGTGAGAGTTGCAGCTCGTTGTCCTGCATAGAAACTGACCTTGTTTTCTGTAGCACTGTGGTGAGGAGTCTCGTCTTTGTTGGACACTGACCTGGAGACTTGCTCTCCTGTTGTGTGTAGTGCAGACTGTATTTGCAAAGTACTTGTCACTCACACAGACCTCCAAGGTGTAAGTGTTGTCAGCAGGGTGTTACTTCAGATTGGAAGTTTGGCTCCCAACAGTGGGGTGGACCTTCCCAGACCTTGTGAACTATGACCTCTTTGAAGGGGCACCTATCTCTTCAGGTGCCATTGGCCCATCTGCTTTGGTTTTAGTAACTTAGTATTTTATTAGACTGGAAAAACTGGTGCTGCCAGGCTCTAAGAGTTGCCTTCCCTCACCTCACTgagagagaaagcatttgaaggACTCCAGTCTGGCCAGCTATGTTTTCTTTAACTGAAGACTAGTGTGTCCTGACCTATCACAGCCTGCCCTAGACACTGCACAGTGATGTGGTAGAGCAGCTGAGAGATGGTGGGATACGGACTCAGTTTCTGTATTCTCTAGCCAGTACTGAGCAGAGGTGAATAGTTCACATGCCTGGCAAATACCTGTTTTCAGAATactatctgtgtgtgagtgactgtatggaggtcataggacaactttGGGAAGTTGGTTCTCTGCTTGCACTGGGTGTCCCAGGAGTAAAGTTGGGTAGAATTCCACCCAGAAGAACAAAGTTCGAGGACTGAAGACTTTCATAGCAAGcgctttatctgctgagctatgTCAGCAGCCCTCCCTCAAGAGGCTTATCATTCAGTGATGGCTGACTAGGTACGAGGCTGTACAGGAAGCACCCATTATAAATAGTGTTCTCAACCATGCTGCAACCCTTCAGTACAGCTGGTTGCGTTGTGgcccccccaccataaaattatttctttgctacTGTTAATAATTGTAAATATCCATGTTTTCCCCTGCTAAGGGTTGTTTGCCCCTCACTCCCCAAGGGGTCTGGGCTCCCTGATTGAGAAGCACTTGTCTAGAAGACCAGAGGACAGCATCCAGACTTCTTAGTCCTTCGTTACTCTGCAGGGCTGTAGTCCTGCCCCACAGTGCAGGTGCTGATGTGTGCCCGGCTTCGGTCAGAAGAGCCGTATCCCTAAAGGCTGGGAGTGGAGCATGGCGGGCTTTCTTCTGTAGATTAGCTCGTCGGTTTTTTTGTCCATGGTCTCATCCAACtggagatgggaaggaggaggcaggagactgatatctaggagagcctgcctctgtgtctgcccAGCTCATGTTACTGCAAGAGTGCTTTCTTACAGAGGTTGAAAGCATGTCAGGACTTTCTGGCATGTCAGGATGTGGTGTGGGTAGACTCGCTCCTAAGTGCCACCCGCAAGGGACCTGAGGTTGGTCGAGGTTGGGAAACCATTTTGGAGTGATAACTTCCTTcgcatttgcttcttttattttagcCTTTGTATTTTCTTGGCTGTCTATAGAAATACAAAGTCTGTCTAAATTGGTGCTTCCTTTTCATTCTAGGCCGTTTTGTCGTTCAGAATGTTTCTGCacagaaagatggagaaaaatctaAAGTGAAAGTCAAAGTGCGTGTGAACACACATGGCATTTTCACCATATCCACGGCATCCATGGTGGAAAAAGTCCCgactgaggaggaggatgggTCCTCTGTCGAGGCAGACATGGAGTGTCCAAACCAGAAACCAGCAGAAAGCTCGGATGTGGATGTAAGTTGCTAGAGCGATTGTCACATTCAAAAGTAGAATTGACTTCATTCTAAGCTGTAGGAGGGTAATTGTTATTTTCAATTACATAACACTGATGAGAATTGTATGTGATGTAATTAGGTGGCAGGAGATGAGAATATTGTTATTGTGGCAGGTGCATGATCCTGTGAAGAAAGTGGAATATGAGTAGAGGAGAGAAGTTActtttttctttgcattcttaTGGATATGTGTTACATCAGATGTTGACTGTTTAAAAACAACTATGAAAATTGAAATAGGAAAGtagattttgtttcattttcagtgTACAGCAAAATTGGCCCTGGTGTTTATTCTGGGACTTATTTTTATTAACACAGCTTTCTGGGTTGGGGGAGGCGAGGAGAGAAATCCCACAGGTGATGGTGGAGCTGCCGAGACTGCTTTTTCTTAGCTTAGGCTTGCAGTGGATTGCTGGGAGCAGCAAAAATGGCTTCCAGCAAGAGGCAGACAGTGCAGTGCTGGTGTAAGGTGTTGGCGTCCACAGGTCTCAAACCCTGAAGGACCTTTAGCATCCAATGAACCTTAGGTTTGTTCTCATCTGGACACCGTTCCGGAGTGGCTAGTGCTGTATCCTTTCTCTAGGTCCTAGAGCCTTCAGTATGGGAAGGCCTTGCCTCTCAGTGTCTGCTTTAGGACTAGAATCCGTGGGTGGAAATGTGAAGTCTTCAGGGGTGGGCAGGGCATCGTTATCTCAGAGTAGTTCAGCCTTCCTTCTCCAGTGTGGAGAGAGGTGATAGCAGGTGCACGTTTGCTGGGGACTGGGGGCTGCTAAAGAGCCTTCAGGGgtaattttcttttcccttttgtctttAAGCCATATTTTTGGCAGGGTTGTTGGTTGGTGGGTACTGTTGATTCTTGGTGCTGAGGTCCTATGAGGTAAGAGTGCTGAGTCATGGACTGAGAAGCCGTGTAACTCTAGAGCGATCCACTAAGgtacatgctgctgctgctgctcgaGTTCAGACACTTGGTTTTGTAAAGAGCCTGGGCTAGTAGCGCGCGTCCTGTGCTTGTGAGAGCCGGCTGTTAGGGTTAGGTGAAAGGTTCTTCAAGGGGAGCTCTGGATTTTTACCCACCAGAGCCCTCGTGTCTTCTGTAACTAACTATGTAATACTATCATTTATAAAGTTATTTACAGGTTTGAAATGTCTAAAGTTTCATGTACTTGTTTTTATCTGGTACCTTTTATTTTCTGCCCACCTAATAAGACTTCAGAAATTGAGAGTACTGTCTTTGGTGCCCTGTAATTTTAAATTCATACAAGTACACCTGCTTTCTACATCCTTTGTGCCTGGGCtttcatttcagaaaaatatCCAGCAAGACAACAGTGAAGCTGGAACACAGCCCCAGGTACAAACTGATGGTCAACAAACCTCACAGTCTCCCCCTTCACCTGAACTtacctcagaagaaaacaaaatcccaGATGCTGACAAAGTGAGTGACTCTTCCAGTTCATTGCATTAGATGGTCTTGCGGTGTATGATGGTTGATGGTTTGACCCTGTGCTTTCAAGACGGGTCCTGGTGATTTTATGGGGGTGtaggttttttttcctgttcatttTCTACGTGTGTTACTCAGCTAAAAACCAGCTAGGAGTAGTGGTCAAACGTGAACAGGGAAACCAGTACTCTCCTTTAGATCCCAAAGCCTCACTTAAGAACGcaactcttggggctggggatttagctcagtggtagagtgcttacctaggaagcgcaaggtcctgggttcggtccccagctccgaaaaaaagaaccaaaaaaaaaaaagaacgcaaCTCTTAAAACAAGAGCTGAAAGCAAAGGTTTGTTGTGTTTTAGAGGACAGAAGGACCTGCTCATTTCACAGTCAGAAGGATGCATGCAGTGCTGCAAGATTAATTAAAGAGTTGATTAATGTAATTAATTAATACTTGGACTTTAGGAGTGTAGtaaactttttctcttttttttcaagtaacctatcaatttttaattaattatgatAGTCTGGTAATCTCTGTATTCCTAAGTGATTATTCCAGTGTTGGAAGCTAAATAAACTATTGTGTCCCTCGAAAGAATGCCAGATTGTAATCAGACCTTTAAAGCTAGTGGTCAGGTTGATAGTGAGAAGCCGGTTCCCAGCCTAAGCTCTATTTCAGAGTTCAGTCTCTGTAAATGGTTAACTGCCCTTCATAGTCGGGCTTCCTCTTGAATTCTGAGAACACCTTACCCTTACTCAAGCACGTTACAGAAGGGCTGCTGGAGGTCAGAATGGATTTTCTGCtaggtttttattttcctctgtcCTGATTAATCTTGTGGCTCTTAGCATGAACTGATTTTTGAAAgctgtttttattcatttattttcttattagaaAAGAGTTGAGGTGATAGTATTTATTTGGAAAATAGGTCCTCACATTTCAACATCATTCCCCTTGATTTGGAGTGAAATTTCTACAGACTTTTCTGCAGATAATTTTAGTACCTTTCTAGAAAATGACATTGGGTTTTAGCCTCAGACACTTCTTGGAATATTGCCGGACTTTCGAGGATCCTGCTTGTGGTCCAGTTAAGATCTGGAAGGAGACTTCTGTCTAGTTTAAAGTCTTTTGCTGGGGCAGTCTCTCAGCCAGCCCTCCTATCTGCCCACGAAGTTTTCACTGCCTACTTAACAGCTCCATTCTCTCCCACTCCCTTCGCTGGCTGCcactttgtgtgtctgtctgtctgtctgtctgtctcccatcCCCTCTACCCCAGGAGTCCTGCTCCCTTACTTCCTGCCCCAGCTCTGGGCTGTCAGTTCTTTATTACACAGTAAGTTACATTCCAGTCTGAGCCAATCAGCAGCAAGACAATACCCACTCCATCTCTTGCCTTTAGGCATTGAGGGCTGCCTGACCTTCATCTTCTGGCCAGTGACACgcatttacaaaaagaaaactggTGATGGgccatagaaatagaaataacaaTACCGGCATCCTGCCCACACTTCTCCCTCTGCTGGTACAGCAGCCAACTATTGAAAATACAGGCACACACCTTCAGAAGATGAGGGAACCCAATATAATTGGAGGGTTTCTCATGCGTATTGGAATGCTGTTTTGTGCTTATGTTGGTTGGGTCAGGGATTGGTTGCATTTTGTTCCTGGAGTATCAGTTGCATGCCCATGTCTTGCTAGGCAGTGGGTTGATTTTTCTCTGCAGTTAAGGACATGATGCTTTGGCACTGTAGGCTGACTGCATGGTCCACTGTAGTCCGTAGCTTTAGCACAGTCAGTGCACTTGGTTTTCATAGCTCTGTAGCTTGCAGCTCAGGTTCCCAGGGGCAGGGATTGTGGGATGTCACAGGTCTTCCCATCTTGACATGCTGGCCTGGGCAGTCCTGCTAGTGTGAGCTGCACACTGTCTCATCCTAAGTCCACTGTGCAACTGAGTCTCCTCAGCTGTGTGTGCTTGGAAAAGTAAAGGTCACAGGAGATATCTCTGTAGCCTTGTATTTATAGAACTTGAAATCCAAAATATGTGCTGGTATCTTCTGAGTATCTTCTCTTTTTTAGTAGTCAACATTCACAATGACATTGTAGGGTTAGGAAGTTTTCTATACTCCTTGTGAAGCCTGAAGCCAGTTTTCTGCAGTGGTTTGGGTATTTGTGTTTTGGCTTTGACCTGTCTATCGCATGCAGTCAGCTTTGGAGTTTTCTACGTGTGGCAGGTGCATACTGGCATCAAATTCAGATTTAAGAGCCTTTTGGACTGGGGATACTCTGTCATTTGCCATATCGCCCCATTTGCTACATTTGTATGgcacaagctggcctcaaacacatagcTGTagacttctgagtgctggggtgacaggcatgACAACTGTGCTGGCTGTCTCCAAAGTTTCAAAGGAGAAATGATGTGGCTGGAAGGAGGCGGAGCCTCTGCATGTAATAAGCAGGGTAGCAGTTAGAGAGCGCTAGTCCTCATTGGGACGGGCACTGTGCTgggagagagggacctgggaTAGGCAGTCGGCACCTGAGTAAATTCTGACATCTCTAGTGTTGGTCTGAAGTTATGTGACGTTGTTATTGTACGAGTCTAGACTAGAAAAGTAGATCATTTTAGTTTTGAGTTTAAAGGGACTTGGAAAAGACTAAAGATTAATGTGCCTAGAGAAGATAATGGTGATTGATTGATGCAGAAAGGTGACAACACTGAGTTACTGTCAAGGTCCGAGGGGGACGGTGGGTGTAGATGCCCTTAGATGTTCCAGCATGAGAGTGAGAGTCCGTGCATCAGCAAAAATGGtagaggtttttgttttctaaGCATTAAgacgttttctttttcttaacccTCAAGGCAAATGAAAAGAAAGTTGATCAGCCTCCAGAAGCCAAAAAACCTAAAATAAAGGTGGTAAACGTTGAGCTGCCTGTTGAAGCCAACTTGGTGTGGCAGCTAGGGAGGGACCTTCTGAACATGTACATCGAGACGGAGGTGAGTGCTCTCCTCACAGCATGCCGCAGGGGGTAGTGTCTTAACTTCTCACCAGGGGTTACGTTGCAAATGATTTCAGAGATAGATAAAGGCAAAAGGATGGGTCTTTCTGCTTAATTTAATGGAGTTGGTTGGGTTTGGTACTGTGAATTCTGTACATTATAGGGAGTTGTATTGTGTGTGGCTGGGAATTGCTGTGTTCCTTTGAAGCCATTGGTTACGCAGAACACAGGCACAGCTTATAGTCTCAACGTTGAGAGACTGAGAATGATCAAGGTCCACTTTACTGAGATGAGCACACTGAATTTAGAAGTCTATTaaagtagagcgcttgcctaggaagcgcaaggccctgggttcggtccccagctctgaaaaaaagaaccaaaaaaaaaaaaaaagaagtctattATTAAAAGTCCTCATTGTTTCAATGTAAGAGTGTAATGATATGTGGGACGGCCTAACATTCTTAGAAAACATCTACACATATTTATAGATCTAAGGACCAGGAGGTTTGGAAGAAAAGGTTGTGTGAGGTACAGAGTGAAATGATTTTTCTGCAATCTTCACTTGTTGAGGTGTGGTTTGGATCTCTGAAGGTTGCCTAACTCCTTCCTGACAGGGCAAGATGATCATGCAGGACAAGCTGGAGAAGGAGAGGAACGATGCTAAGAACGCCGTGgaggagtgtgtgtatgagttcaGAGACAAGCTGTGTGGACCGTATGAGAAATTTATATGTGAGCAGGTACGCTTCGGCTCTGCTGGCCGCTGGTCCAGAGTTCAGTAGTCACTGCTGTGCACACTTGATGAAAACAAAAGGAGCAGGGCCCTAGAGAGACTTGCCCGCCATGAATGTCACTGTCATTCTAGGAGTGGTCACCATCCAGGAGGTGAAGCGTCTGCTCTGCAGTCTGTGGCATGTGGCATAGGAAGCCTAAAGATAAATAGGAATCCTTGCACTTCTGTGCTGGTGTTGTCAGGCACTTGTCTGTCCCCATGTGACACCACTGCAGTGTCACTCAGCAGCACCATCCCCTCTACTCTTCCCTTGCTTACGTGATGCTCTGGGTCAATCCAGAAGCACAGCTGTGGGAAGAGGCTGATGAGACAACAACCTGGTGTGTTGTGGGGGTGACTTAGGCTTGGGTTTGCACCTCCTCCAGCTGAGCTGTGCCACACTGGGCTTTGGTTGCCGCCGTGCCTGGCATGACTGAGATGATTGCTTTGGGCACAATTGTGGGGATACGGTTGTCCTCCGTGACCCAGCATTGGGTGTTGAGATGACCTGGAGCTGGGTTTCTTGGGTACAGCTCTGTGAGTCAGAAGTGGTGTGCTAAAATTCTGTAAAACAGAGGCCATGACACCTCTGAAATAGATTGCCACTGATCTTCGTCCTTCATGTAAAGGAACACGAGAAGTTTCTGAGGCTtctcacagagacagaagactGGCTGTAtgaggaaggagaggaccaaGCCAAGCAGGCCTATATTGACAAGTTGGAAGAATTGATGGTAAGCTCTGTTCTCCCCTAAAAAGTACAGTTTGCATCTTAAGCCGTAGATGTTTATTAAAGTGTAAGTTTGGCCATTTTTAACTCCtatttcattttagaaaatggGCACTCCTGTAAAAGTCAGATTTCAAGAAGCCGAGGAGCGACCGAGAGTGTTGGAGGAGCTAGGCCAGCGCCTACAGCACTATGCCAAGATCGCAGCAGACTTCAGAGGCAAGGTGAGGTGGACACTGCTCTCATCCCAGGGACTGACCTAGACTCAGCCAACATACGGCCTAGGATCTTTATGCTGAATAAATGTTGCTCAGTGGGGAACTGTCAGTGTTTGGGACCAGGATGGATTTGAACTTGGGGAAAGTGGGTCCAAGTAGATATGGCTGTCGATATTCTCTAGAATGTCTTGTGTATTTTCTGTCCAGGATGAGAAATACAACCACATAGATGAATCTGAAATGAAGAAGGTTGAGAAGTCTGTTAACGAGGTGATGGAGTGGATGAATAATGTCATGAATGCTCAGGCTAAACGGAGT from Rattus norvegicus strain BN/NHsdMcwi chromosome 12, GRCr8, whole genome shotgun sequence includes the following:
- the Hsph1 gene encoding heat shock protein 105 kDa isoform X2, with the protein product MKNGGVGIKVMYMDEDHLFSVEQITAMLLTKLKETAENNLKKPVTDCVISVPSFFTDAERRSVLDAAQIVGLNCLRLMNDMTAVALNYGIYKQDLPNADEKPRVVVFVDMGHSSFQVSACAFNKGKLKVLGTAFDPFLGGKNFDEKLVEHFCAEFKTKYKLDAKSKIRALLRLHQECEKLKKLMSSNSTDLPLNIECFMNDKDVSAKMNRSQFEELCAELLQKIEVPLHLLMEQTHLKTEEVSAIEIVGGATRIPAVKERIARFFGKDVSTTLNADEAVARGCALQCAILSPAFKVREFSVTDAVPFPISLVWNHDSEETEGVHEVFSRNHAAPFSKVLTFLRRGPFELEAFYSDPQAVPYPEAKIGRFVVQNVSAQKDGEKSKVKVKVRVNTHGIFTISTASMVEKVPTEEEDGSSVEADMECPNQKPAESSDVDKNIQQDNSEAGTQPQVQTDGQQTSQSPPSPELTSEENKIPDADKANEKKVDQPPEAKKPKIKVVNVELPVEANLVWQLGRDLLNMYIETEGKMIMQDKLEKERNDAKNAVEECVYEFRDKLCGPYEKFICEQEHEKFLRLLTETEDWLYEEGEDQAKQAYIDKLEELMKMGTPVKVRFQEAEERPRVLEELGQRLQHYAKIAADFRGKDEKYNHIDESEMKKVEKSVNEVMEWMNNVMNAQAKRSLHQDPVVRTHEISAKVKELNNVCEPVVTQPKPKIESPKLERTPNGPNMDKKEDLEGKSNLGADAPHQNGECHPNEKGSVSMDLD